From the genome of Geobacter sp. SVR, one region includes:
- the rplM gene encoding 50S ribosomal protein L13: MKTEVAKAENVKRDWYLVDAQDMVLGRLASEVAKVLRGKNKAIFTPSVDTGDFVVVVNADKIALTGRKLADKVYYSHSGFPGGLKEVSAGKLLEINPVDVIKKAVKGMLPKNKLSRHMIKKLKVYAGASHPHDAQQPKNLAL; this comes from the coding sequence ATGAAAACGGAAGTCGCAAAAGCTGAAAACGTGAAGAGGGATTGGTACCTGGTCGATGCACAGGATATGGTGCTCGGCAGGCTCGCCTCCGAGGTGGCCAAGGTGCTGCGTGGCAAAAACAAGGCGATCTTTACGCCCAGTGTCGATACCGGCGATTTCGTTGTCGTGGTTAATGCCGACAAGATCGCGCTGACCGGCCGCAAGCTGGCGGACAAAGTGTACTACAGCCATTCCGGTTTTCCCGGTGGGCTCAAGGAAGTTTCCGCTGGCAAGCTTCTGGAAATCAATCCAGTTGACGTCATCAAGAAGGCTGTCAAAGGCATGCTGCCCAAGAACAAGCTTTCCCGTCACATGATCAAGAAGCTCAAGGTCTATGCTGGTGCAAGC
- the gatC gene encoding Asp-tRNA(Asn)/Glu-tRNA(Gln) amidotransferase subunit GatC — protein sequence MKITVAEVEYVARLARLDLSEEEKGLFAGQMDAILGYVEKLGELDTDGIQPTSHAVPMENAFRQDRAEPSIGVEKALANAPNRLESFYRVPKVIE from the coding sequence ATGAAGATCACCGTCGCCGAGGTAGAATATGTCGCCCGGCTGGCCCGCCTGGACCTGAGCGAAGAAGAGAAAGGCCTTTTTGCTGGACAGATGGATGCCATTCTAGGCTACGTGGAAAAACTCGGGGAACTCGACACCGACGGCATCCAGCCCACCTCGCACGCCGTGCCCATGGAAAATGCCTTCCGTCAGGATCGGGCCGAGCCGTCGATCGGGGTCGAAAAGGCTCTGGCCAACGCACCCAACCGGCTGGAGAGCTTCTACCGGGTACCCAAAGTCATAGAATAG